A genome region from Bradyrhizobium commune includes the following:
- a CDS encoding GntR family transcriptional regulator: protein MTQRWADIGLNLRLLKCLLRQTIIQYEADDTVGVMQDVSDSLPVLEADWANPPLDRTSPLPLYAQIKQRLIGIILRWEQPDRRFFSDEQLCEMFYVSRDTVRQALSELVREGMLTRSRGLGTFVAVRKLEERFGPGMDFMRQWEAAGTPIQPTLLMFERCGADDQIAAALEVEVGARVLFIKRTRAAARVPVALDYRYLPADLVADWDESAALASPLHLLWQRVELRSGDFGIEAGIAGPEEVEYLHLAAGAPVLTRTLRYRDASGRLVLAGHTVHRGDLVRYSLSVPLSRDGKAPASEIDKSGVHDD, encoded by the coding sequence ATGACGCAGCGCTGGGCGGACATCGGCCTAAATTTACGCTTGCTTAAATGTCTGCTTAGGCAGACAATCATCCAATATGAAGCCGACGATACGGTTGGTGTGATGCAGGACGTGAGCGACAGCTTGCCGGTGCTGGAGGCGGATTGGGCCAATCCGCCGCTCGACCGCACTTCGCCTCTCCCGCTATATGCCCAGATAAAACAAAGGCTTATTGGTATAATATTGCGCTGGGAGCAGCCCGACCGGCGCTTCTTCTCGGACGAGCAATTGTGCGAGATGTTCTACGTCAGTCGGGACACCGTGCGTCAGGCGCTCTCGGAGCTGGTCCGCGAAGGCATGCTCACCCGAAGCCGCGGGCTCGGCACCTTTGTCGCGGTCCGCAAGCTCGAAGAGCGGTTCGGGCCCGGCATGGACTTCATGCGCCAGTGGGAAGCCGCCGGCACACCGATCCAGCCCACGCTGCTCATGTTCGAACGATGCGGCGCCGATGATCAGATCGCGGCCGCGCTCGAAGTCGAGGTCGGCGCGCGCGTTCTCTTCATCAAGCGGACCCGCGCCGCCGCGCGCGTTCCGGTCGCGCTCGACTATCGCTATCTGCCGGCTGATCTCGTCGCCGACTGGGACGAGAGCGCGGCGCTCGCGTCTCCGCTGCATCTGCTCTGGCAGCGGGTCGAGCTGCGCAGTGGCGACTTCGGCATCGAGGCCGGCATCGCCGGTCCCGAGGAGGTCGAATACCTGCATCTTGCCGCCGGCGCACCGGTGCTCACACGCACGCTGCGCTATCGCGACGCGAGCGGACGTCTGGTGTTGGCCGGACACACAGTCCATCGCGGCGACCTCGTGCGTTATTCGCTGAGCGTGCCGTTGTCGCGGGACGGCAAGGCACCAGCCAGCGAGATCGACAAAAGCGGCGTGCATGA